Proteins co-encoded in one Prunus persica cultivar Lovell chromosome G6, Prunus_persica_NCBIv2, whole genome shotgun sequence genomic window:
- the LOC18774532 gene encoding E3 ubiquitin-protein ligase UPL1 isoform X3 — protein MKLKRRRAVEVPPKIRSFINSVTAVPLENIEGPLKGFVWEFDKGDFHHWVDLFNHFDSFFEKHIKSRKDLQVEDNFLDSDPPFPREAVLQVLRVIRIILENCTNKHFYSSYEQHLSSLLACTDADVVEACLQTLAAFLKKTVGKYSIRDAALNSKLFALAQGWGGKEEGLGLIACAIQNGCGHIAYELGCTLHFEFYASNDSTDDIPATQGLQIIHLPNINTHPEADLELLSKLIAEYNVPSSLRFSLLTRLRFARAFGSLATRQQYACIRLYAFIVLVQANSDADDLVSFFNTEPEFVNELVSLLSFEDVVLEKIRILCLLSLVALCQDRSRQPTVLTAVTSGGQRGILSSLMQKAIDSVISDTSKWSVVFAEALLSLVTVLVSSSSGCSAMREAGFIPTLLPLLKDTNPQHLHLVSTSVHILEAFMDYSNPAAALFRDLGGLDDTISRLHVEVSHVENGSKQQDEDSEIIGRSAQVVAGTSTELDNMQPLYSEPLVSYHRRLLMKALLRAISLGTYAPGNTARVYGSEESLLPQCLCIIFKRAKDFGGGVFSLAATVMSDLIHKDPTCFPVLDAAGLPSAFLDAIMDGVLCSAEAITCIPQCLDALCINTNNGLEAVKERNAMRCFVKIFTSRTYLRALTSDTPGSLSSGLDELMRHASSLRGPGVDMLIEILNAISKIGHGVDASYMSTDPLCSSTPVPMETDGEERNLVLSDGGESSKMDSSEQTAEPSPDSLTGNVELFLPDCVSNAARLLETILQNGDTCRIFVEKKGVEAVLQLFTLPLMPLSVSVGQSISVAFKNFSPQHSASLARAVCSFLREHLKSTNELLVSVGGTQLAVVESAKQTKVLKHLSSLEGILSLSNVLLKGTTTVVSELGAADADVLKDLGSTYREIIWQISLCNDVKSDEKISAEQEPESAEAAPSNASGRESDDDANIPMVRYMNPVSIRNQPLWAGEREFLSVVRSGEGLHRRSRHGFTRIRGGRTGRHLEALNVDSESSSTVLETSTSQDLKKKSPDVLVMEILNKLASTLRSFFTALVKGFTSPNRRRVDSGSLTLASKTLGTALAKVFLESLSFSGHSTSAGLDTSLSVKCRYLGKVVDDMVSLTFDSRRRTCYTTTVNNFYVHGTFKELLTTFEATSQLLWTLPYCVPTSGIDHEKTAEGSKLSHSPWLLDTLQSYCRVLEYFVNSSLLLSTTSASQAQLLVQPVAVGLSIGLFPVPRDPEVFVRMLQSQVLDVILPVWNHPMFPNCSPGFIASIVSLVMHVYSGVGDVKQNRSGISGSTNPRFMPPPLDESTITTIVEMGFSRARAEDALRRVETNSVEMAMEWLFSHPEDPVQEDDELARALALSLGNSSDASKADSVDKSVDVLAEEGCVKAPPVDDILAASVKLFQSSDTMAFPLTDLLVTLGNRNKGEDRPRVVSYLIQQLKNCPLDFSKDTSALSMVSHVIALLLSEDGSTRETAAQHGIVSAAIDILMNFKAKDESGNELIVPKCISALLLILDNMLQSRPKSSENVEDTQTGSLPESGEHASLSIPASDTEKKQATDTHEKDSATAFEKILGKSTGYLTMEECHNVLAVACDLIKQHVPAMIMQAVLQLCARLTKTHSLALRFLENGGLAALFGLPRSCFFPGYDTVASAIVRHLLEDPQTLQTAMELEIRQALSGNRHGGRTSSRTFLTSMAPVISRDPLVFMKAAAAVCQLETSGGRTFVVLLKEKEKEKEKSKVSAVEAGLSSNECVRIPENKPHDGSGKCSKNHKKIPANLTQVIDQLLEIVLKYHFPKSQEDCVNNLSAMEVDEPAMKVKGKSKVDETRKLESESERSAGLAKVTFVLKLLSDILLMYVHAVGVILKRDLEMTHLRGSNQLDGPGLGGILHHVIHRLLPLTIDKSAGPDEWRDKLSEKASWFLVVLCGRSSEGRRRVINELVKALSSFSNLDSSSTTSILLPDKRVYAFVDLVYSILSKNSSSSNLPGSGFSPDIAKSMIDGGMIQCLTGILRVIDLDHPDASKTVNLILKALESLTRAANASEQYFKSDETNKKKSTGLNGRSDDQVTAASGDNTVGHNQNISSEQDATDAVQTEQVGQGASQSEGNPDANPNQLVEQDMRIDVEGPLASNPPMELGMDFMREEMDGNVLHNTDQIDMTFRVENRADDDMGDEDDDMGDDGEDDEDDDEGEDEDEDIAEDGGGMMSLADTDVEDHDDTGLGDDYNDEMIDEDDDDFHENRVIEVRWREALDGLDHLQVLGQPGATSGLIDVAAEPFEGVNVDDLFGLRRPLGFDRRRQTSRSSFERTVTEANGFQHPLLLRPSQSGDLVSMWSAGGNSSRDLEALSSGSFDVAHFYMFDAPVLPYDHVPSNLFGDRLGGAAPPPLTDYSVGMDSLQLSGRRGPGDGRWTDDGQPQAGPQAAAIAQAVEEQFISELRSIAPADIPAERQSQNSRVQEKQPDHPPLNDSQVAAENDDSSHQRNEDQNQDRGGETIHQIISSSESVPCQEQVNPESVGSEVPEPMSIQPPSLNSTPNDSMDTGDGNGTAGEQLGSVPELDSADLQCEGGSEVPSNVHDVTVEAVGCDGSSRTEGQVGNVSASFGFEAPNPDEPSSQNTLVAPEANQAEPVSLNNEAPGANAIDPTFLEALPEDLRAEVLASQQAQPVQPPSYAPPSVDDIDPEFLAALPPDIQAEVLAQQRAQRVAQQAEGQPVDMDNASIIATFPADLREEVLLTSSEAVLSALPSPLLAEAQMLRDRAMSHYQARSLFGSSHRLNNRRNGLGFDRQTVIDRGVGVTIGRRAVSALADSLKVKEIEGEPLLDANALKALIRLLRLAQPLGKGLLQRLLLNLCTHSVTRAILVRLLLDMIRPEAEGSVSGLATINSQRLYGCNSNVVYGRSQLLDGLPPLVLRRILEILTYLATNHSAVANMLFYFDFSGVPEPLSSIHMETKKDKGKEKMGEGGYSSKISGNTQDVNVPLILFLKLLNRPHFLHGTAHLEQVMGLLQVVVYTSASKLEGRSQSERVDGNSQNLAINEASGDGQKGPALEQESDHGDKPISGESSTSDGKRNTDTYNIFLKLPESDLHNLCSLLGREGLSDKVYMLAGEVLKKLASVAAAHRIFFISELSELANGLSASAVGELVTLRNTQMLGLSAGSMAGPAILRVLQALCSLTSPRASENSGLENDAEQEERATMSKLNVALEPLWQELSNCISATETHLGQSSFCPTMSTINIGDHVQGSSSSSPLPPGTQRLLPFMEAFFVLCEKLQANLSMTLQDNANVTAREVKESAGNSDPSTAKCHSCGDSQRKFDGAVTFTRFAERHRRLLNAFIRQNPGLLEKSLTMMLEAPRLIDFDNKRAYFRSRIRQQHEQHLSGPLRISVRRAYVLEDSYNQLRMRPNQDMKGRLNVQFQGEEGIDAGGLTREWYQLLSRVIFDKGALLFTTVGNNATFQPNPNSVYQTEHLSYFKFVGRVVAKALFDGQLLDVYFTRSFYKHILGVKVTYHDIEAVDPDYYKNLKWMLENDVSDIPDLTFSMDADEEKHILYEKNQVTDYELKPGGRNIRVTEETKHEYVDLVAEHILTNAIRPQINSFLEGFTELVPRELISIFNDKELELLISGLPEIDLDDLKANTEYTGYTVASSVVEWFWEVVKGFNKEDMARLLQFVTGTSKVPLEGFRALQGISGAQRFQIHKAYGAPDRLPSAHTCFNQLDLPEYTSKEQLHERLMLAIHEASEGFGFG, from the exons ATGAAGTTAAAGAGGAGGAGGGCGGTTGAAGTG CCTCCAAAAATTAGATCCTTCATCAACAGTGTCACTGCTGTTCCACTTGAGAATATAGAGGGACCTCTGAAAGGTTTTGTCTGGGAGTTTGATAAG GGGGATTTCCATCATTGGGTTGATCTTTTCAACCATTTCGATTCATTTTTTGAGAAGCACATAAAATCCAGGAAGGATTTGCAGGTCGAGGATAATTTTCTAGACTCTGATCCTCCTTTTCCAAGAGAAGCTGTTCTTCAAGTTCTCCGTGTCATAAGGATAATTTTGGAGAACTGCACAAATAAGCACTTCTATAGTTCTTACGAG CAGCATCTTTCATCTCTGCTTGCTTGCACTGATGCGGATGTGGTTGAGGCTTGCCTGCAGACTTTAGCTgcttttttaaagaaaacagtTGGAAAGTATTCCATTAGAGATGCTGCACTAAATTCAAAGTTATTCGCTCTTGCACAAGGTTGGGGGGGAAAAGAAGAGGGTCTTGGATTAATTGCTTGTGCAATACAGAATGGTTGTGGCCATATTGCTTATGAGTTAGGTTGCACCCTTCATTTTGAGTTCTATGCATCGAATGATTCAACAGATGACATCCCTGCCACCCAAGGTTTACAAATCATTCATTTACCTAACATCAACACTCATCCAGAGGCAGATCTTGAGCTTTTGAGTAAATTAATTGCCGAGTACAATGTACCCTCTAGTTTAAGATTTTCTTTATTGACAAGATTGCGGTTTGCAAGGGCTTTTGGTTCTTTAGCTACCCGCCAGCAATATGCATGCATTCGCTTGTATGCCTTCATAGTTCTTGTTCAAGCAAATAGTGATGCTGACGAccttgtttctttcttcaacaCTGAACCTGAGTTTGTCAATGAATTAGTGTCGTTATTGAGCTTTGAAGATGTGGTTCTTGAGAAAATTCGAATTCTATGTCTTCTTTCATTGGTTGCTCTATGTCAAGATCGGTCCCGACAGCCTACTGTTTTGACTGCTGTCACGTCGGGTGGGCAACGTGGAATCCTATCCAGTCTCATGCAGAAGGCCATTGATTCTGTCATCAGTGATACATCAAAGTGGTCTGTTGTTTTTGCTGAGGCTCTATTATCTCTTGTCACAGTTTTggtttcatcatcatcaggtTGTTCAGCCATGCGTGAAGCTGGTTTTATTCCCACCCTTCTGCCTTTGCTTAAAGATACAAACCCACAGCACCTTCATCTGGTCAGCACATCTGTGCATATTTTAGAAGCTTTTATGGATTACAGTAATCCAGCTGCTGCATTGTTTCGAGATTTGGGTGGTTTAGACGATACCATCTCTCGCCTTCATGTGGAAGTGTCTCATGTAGAAAATGGCTCAAAGCAACAAGATGAAGATTCTGAGATCATTGGGAGGAGTGCTCAAGTAGTTGCAGGGACTTCCACAGAGCTAGACAACATGCAGCCTTTGTATTCAGAACCACTAGTTTCCTATCACCGACGTTTGCTGATGAAAGCTTTACTGCGTGCTATATCCCTTGGAACTTATGCCCCAGGGAATACTGCCCGTGTTTACGGCTCAGAGGAGAGTCTATTGCCACAATGCTTATGCATAATATTTAAAAGGGCAAAAGATTTTGGTGGTGGGGTGTTTTCACTTGCAGCCACAGTCATGAGTGATTTAATTCACAAAGATCCTACCTGTTTTCCGGTCTTAGATGCAGCAGGCCTTCCTTCTGCTTTCTTGGATGCTATAATGGATGGTGTTCTTTGCTCTGCTGAAGCCATTACGTGCATACCACAGTGTCTAGATGCCCTTTGCATAAATACTAATAATGGGCTTGAGGCTGTGAAAGAGCGAAATGCTATGAGGTGCTTTGTGAAGATATTTACTTCAAGAACCTATCTGCGTGCCCTTACCAGTGATACACCCGGCTCCTTATCTAGTGGATTGGATGAATTAATGCGCCATGCTTCCTCATTGCGTGGGCCTGGAGTGGATATGCTGATTGAGATCTTAAATGCAATTTCAAAAATTGGACATGGGGTTGATGCTTCGTACATGTCAACTGATCCTTTGTGCTCTTCTACTCCTGTTCCAATGGAAACTGATGGAGAAGAGAGGAACTTGGTCCTGTCTGATGGAGGGGAATCATCCAAAATGGATAGTTCAGAGCAGACTGCCGAACCATCCCCTGATTCTTTAACGGGGAATGTTGAATTATTCCTTCCTGATTGTGTCAGCAATGCTGCACGTCTTCTTGAAACAATACTTCAGAATGGTGACACATGCCGTATATTTGTGGAGAAGAAAGGAGTTGAAGCTGTCCTGCAGTTATTTACCTTGCCTTTAATGCCTCTTTCTGTTTCAGTTGGCCAGAGTATTTCTGTTGCATTTAAGAACTTCTCACCACAACATTCTGCTTCGTTGGCTCGGGCAGTGTGTTCATTCTTGAGAGAGCATCTGAAATCAACAAATGAACTCTTAGTTTCAGTTGGAGGGACTCAACTTGCTGTGGTGGAATCTGCAAAGCAAACTAAAGTTTTGAAACATCTTTCCAGTCTTGAAGGTATTCTGTCTCTGTCTAATGTTTTGTTGAAAGGGACGACTACTGTGGTGTCTGAACTGGGTGCAGCAGATGCTGATGTATTGAAAGATCTTGGGAGTACATACAGAGAAATCATTTGGCAGATATCTCTGTGTAACGATGTCAAGTCAGATGAGAAGATCAGTGCTGAACAAGAACCAGAGAGTGCTGAGGCAGCACCGTCTAATGCGTCTGGAAGAGAGAGTGATGATGATGCTAATATTCCAATGGTGAGATATATGAATCCAGTTTCTATTAGGAATCAGCCCTTGTGGGCCGGAGAACGCGAGTTTCTTTCAGTTGTTCGTTCTGGTGAAGGTTTGCACCGTCGTAGTCGACATGGGTTTACACGCATAAGGGGTGGAAGGACAGGCCGTCATTTGGAGGCTTTAAATGTTGATTCTGAATCTTCATCAACAGTATTGGAGACATCTACTTCCCAggatttaaaaaagaaaagtcctGATGTTCTTGTGATGGAAATTCTCAACAAGCTGGCTTCCACACTACGTTCCTTCTTCACGGCTCTTGTCAAGGGGTTCACATCACCAAATCGGCGTAGAGTTGACTCAGGGTCATTGACTTTGGCTTCAAAGACTCTTGGAACTGCCCTAGCTAAAGTGTTTCTTGAGTCTCTTAGTTTCTCTGGGCATTCTACATCAGCTGGTCTTGATACTTCACTTTCAGTCAAGTGTCGATATCTGGGAAAAGTTGTGGATGATATGGTGTCACTTACATTTGACAGCAGGCGGCGTACTTGTTATACCACAACAGTGAATAATTTCTATGTCCATGGTACCTTTAAGGAGCTGCTTACGACATTTGAAGCTACTAGTCAGTTGTTATGGACCCTACCATACTGTGTGCCAACATCAGGTATTGATCATGAAAAGACAGCTGAAGGAAGTAAACTGTCCCACAGTCCATGGCTGCTTGATACTTTACAGAGCTATTGCCGTGTGCTCGAGTATTTTGTTAATTCTTCTTTACTCTTGTCGACAACCTCTGCATCCCAGGCGCAGTTGCTTGTTCAGCCAGTTGCAGTTGGTCTGTCAATTGGGCTTTTTCCTGTGCCAAGGGACCCTGAAGTTTTTGTTCGTATGCTTCAATCTCAAGTTCTTGATGTGATACTGCCTGTCTGGAACCACCCCATGTTTCCAAATTGTAGTCCAGGTTTCATTGCTTCTATTGTCTCACTTGTTATGCATGTATATTCTGGTGTTGGAGACGTGAAGCAGAATCGCAGTGGCATTTCCGGAAGTACAAACCCACGATTCATGCCACCACCACTTGATGAAAGTACTATTACTACCATTGTTGAGATGGGTTTTTCAAGGGCCAGAGCAGAGGATGCGCTTAGGCGGGTGGAAACAAATAGCGTTGAAATGGCCATGGAATGGCTCTTTAGTCATCCCGAGGATCCTGTGCAGGAGGATGATGAACTGGCTCGGGCACTTGCTCTTTCACTAGGAAATTCATCAGACGCATCAAAAGCTGATAGTGTTGACAAGTCTGTGGATGTGCTGGCAGAAGAGGGTTGTGTGAAAGCTCCCCCTGTTGACGATATCCTTGCGGCGTCGGTTAAGTTGTTTCAGAGTAGTGATACCATGGCATTCCCATTGACAGATTTGCTTGTGACACTTGGCAATCGGAACAAAGGTGAAGACCGACCAAGAGTTGTATCTTATCTAATTCAGCAGCTAAAGAACTGTCCATTAGATTTTTCTAAGGATACCAGTGCATTGAGTATGGTATCACATGTTATAGCATTGCTTCTTTCTGAGGATGGAAGCACAAGGGAAACTGCTGCACAACATGGTATTGTGTCTGCTGCAATAGATATCTTGATGAACTTTAAGGCCAAAGATGAGTCGGGCAATGAGCTTATTGTCCCAAAATGTATCAGTGCTCTACTGCTTATCTTGGATAATATGTTGCAATCAAGGCCCAAAAGTTCTGAAAACGTTGAAGATACTCAGACAGGGTCTCTGCCTGAATCTGGAGAGCATGCGTCCTTGTCAATCCCTGCATCAGATACAGAGAAAAAACAGGCTACAGATACCCATGAAAAAGATTCTGCCACAGCATTTGAGAAAATATTGGGGAAATCTACTGGTTATTTGACTATGGAAGAATGTCATAACGTGCTAGCAGTTGCGTGTGACTTGATAAAGCAGCATGTCCCGGCTATGATCATGCAGGCTGTTTTACAGTTATGTGCTCGCTTGACGAAAACTCATTCTCTAGCTTTACGGTTCCTTGAAAATGGAGGCTTGGCAGCTCTTTTTGGCCTTCCAAGAAGTTGTTTTTTCCCTGGATATGACACTGTTGCATCTGCTATAGTTCGTCATCTCCTTGAAGATCCGCAAACACTTCAAACAGCAATGGAATTGGAGATTCGCCAAGCCCTGAGTGGCAACAGGCATGGTGGGCGTACTTCTTCAAGGacatttttgacatcaatGGCACCTGTGATCTCAAGAGATCCTCTGGTTTTTATGAAAGCTGCTGCTGCAGTTTGTCAGTTGGAGACATCAGGAGGTCGGACCTTCGTTGTGTTactgaaggaaaaagagaaggaaaaggaaaaatctaAAGTATCAGCTGTTGAGGCTGGATTATCTTCCAATGAATGTGTACGGATTCCTGAAAATAAGCCACATGATGGATCAGGTAAATGCTcaaaaaaccacaaaaaaatcCCTGCCAATCTCACTCAAGTGATAGATCAGCTTCTTGAAATAGTCTTGAAATACCATTTTCCAAAGAGCCAGGAGGACTGTGTGAATAACCTATCTGCTATGGAGGTTGATGAGCCTGCTATGAAGGTAAAGGGTAAATCAAAGGTTGATGAGACAAGGAAATTGGAGTCTGAATCTGAAAGATCTGCAGGGTTGGCCAAGGTGACCTTTGTTCTCAAGTTACTGAGTGATATTCTTCTGATGTATGTACATGCCGTTGGGGTTATACTTAAACGGGATTTGGAAATGACTCATTTGCGGGGATCTAATCAACTGGATGGTCCTGGACTTGGTGGTATACTTCACCATGTAATTCATCGGTTGCTTCCGCTCACCATAGATAAATCTGCTGGACCTGATGAATGGAGAGACAAGTTGTCTGAAAAAGCTTCTTGGTTTCTGGTAGTTCTGTGTGGTCGTTCCAGTGAAGGGCGCAGACGAGTAATTAATGAACTTGTTAAAGCTTTATCCTCATTTTCTAACTTGGATTCTAGTTCCACTACGAGCATCTTATTGCCggataaaagggtttatgctTTTGTTGATTTGGTGTATtctattttgtcaaaaaactcatcatccAGCAACTTACCTGGTTCCGGGTTTTCACCAGACATAGCGAAAAGCATGATAGATGGGGGAATGATTCAGTGTCTGACTGGTATCCTTCGTGTGATTGATTTGGACCATCCTGATGCTTCCAAAACTGTGAATTTGATACTCAAGGCTTTAGAAAGCCTAACAAGGGCTGCTAATGCTAGTGAGCAATATTTTAAATCTGATGAGACGAACAAGAAAAAATCCACAGGGTTAAATGGAAGATCTGATGATCAGGTAACTGCCGCATCAGGGGATAATACTGTGGGGCATAATCAGAATATAAGCAGTGAGCAGGATGCAACAGATGCTGTACAGACCGAACAAGTGGGTCAAGGAGCTTCTCAAAGTGAAGGTAATCCTGATGCAAATCCAAACCAGTTGGTGGAACAGGACATGAGAATAGATGTTGAAGGACCACTAGCTTCTAATCCACCTATGGAGCTTGGGATGGATTTTATGCGTGAAGAGATGGATGGTAATGTATTACACAACACTGATCAAATTGATATGACTTTCCGTGTTGAGAATAGGGCAGATGATGATATgggtgatgaagatgatgacatGGGTGATGATGGTGaggatgatgaggatgatgatgagggagaggatgaggatgaggatATAGCAGAAGATGGTGGTGGTATGATGTCTCTTGCTGATACTGATGTGGAAGACCATGATGATACTGGCTTGGGAGATGATTACAATGATGAGATGATAGATGAAGACGATGACGATTTTCATGAGAATCGTGTCATAGAGGTGAGATGGAGGGAAGCCCTTGATGGGCTTGATCATTTGCAGGTACTTGGACAGCCTGGAGCTACAAGTGGTCTTATTGATGTTGCTGCTGAACCTTTTGAAGGGGTTAACGTGGATGACCTGTTTGGTCTACGAAGGCCATTAGGTTTTGATCGCCGCCGTCAGACGAGTAGGTCTTCCTTTGAGCGAACTGTTACAGAAGCAAATGGCTTTCAACATCCTCTGCTTTTAAGACCTTCTCAGTCTGGGGATTTGGTCTCAATGTGGTCAGCAGGTGGAAATTCATCCCGGGATTTAGAAGCCCTGTCATCAGGGAGCTTTGATGTAGCTCATTTCTACATGTTTGATGCTCCTGTTCTTCCATATGATCACGTACCAAGCAATCTTTTTGGTGACCGTTTGGGTGGTGCAGCACCCCCACCTTTGACTGATTATTCTGTAGGTATGGACTCATTGCAGTTATCAGGACGAAGAGGACCAGGTGATGGTCGATGGACTGATGATGGCCAGCCTCAAGCAGGTCCTCAAGCAGCTGCTATTGCACAGGCAGTGGAGGAACAGTTTATATCTGAATTACGAAGTATTGCTCCTGCTGATATCCCTGCTGAACGACAGTCCCAGAACTCCAGAGTGCAGGAGAAACAGCCAGATCACCCTCCTTTAAATGATAGTCAAGTAGCAGCAGAGAATGATGACAGCAGCCATCAACGAAATGAAGATCAAAATCAAGACAGGGGTGGTGAAACAATACATCAAATCATCTCAAGTTCTGAGAGTGTTCCCTGCCAAGAACAAGTCAATCCAGAATCTGTTGGTTCCGAGGTACCTGAACCAATGTCAATTCAGCCACCTTCACTGAACAGTACACCAAATGATAGCATGGACACTGGTGATGGGAATGGTACTGCTGGTGAGCAACTCGGGTCAGTTCCAGAGTTAGACAGTGCTGATTTACAATGTGAAGGGGGTTCTGAAGTTCCTTCTAATGTACATGATGTTACAGTGGAGGCCGTGGGTTGTGATGGATCCTCAAGAACAGAGGGCCAGGTTGGTAATGTGTCGGCAAGTTTCGGCTTCGAAGCACCTAATCCAG ATGAGCCGTCAAGTCAAAACACATTGGTTGCTCCAGAAGCTAATCAGGCTGAACCAGTTAGTTTGAATAATGAGGCTCCTGGTGCTAATGCAATTGATCCGACCTTCCTGGAGGCTCTGCCTGAAGATTTGAGGGCTGAAGTTCTTGCTTCACAGCAAGCTCAGCCTGTTCAACCTCCCTCTTATGCACCGCCTTCTGTGGATGACATTGATCCTGAGTTTTTAGCTGCCCTTCCTCCAGATATCCAAGCAGAAGTTTTGGCTCAACAAAGAGCACAAAGGGTTGCACAGCAGGCTGAGGGACAACCAGTTGACATGGACAATGCTTCGATAATTGCTACTTTTCCTGCTGATTTACGCGAAGAG GTACTTTTAACTTCTTCAGAAGCTGTTCTGTCTGCATTGCCTTCTCCATTACTTGCAGAAGCCCAAATGCTAAGAGATCGAGCAATGAGTCATTATCAGGCTCGCAGTCTTTTTGGAAGCAGCCACAGGCTAAATAATCGGAGAAATGGATTGGGTTTTGACCGGCAGACAGTAATCGACAGGGGTGTTGGAGTCACAATTGGTCGGAGGGCAGTTTCTGCTCTTGCGGACAGCTTGAAGGTTAAGGAAATTGAAGGAGAGCCGCTTCTGGATGCTAATGCTTTGAAAGCCTTAATTAGGCTTCTACGACTAGCCCAG CCCCTTGGTAAAGGACTCTTGCAGAGGCTCTTGCTAAACTTGTGCACCCATAGTGTTACAAGAGCAATCTTAGTTCGTCTTTTGCTCGATATGATCAGACCTGAGGCTGAAGGCTCAGTCAGTGGACTAGCAACTATTAATTCCCAAAGGCTTTACGGTTGCAATTCAAATGTTGTTTATGGTCGATCACAGTTGTTGGATG GTCTTCCTCCCTTGGTGTTGCGTCGAATTCTTGAGATATTGACTTATTTGGCTACAAATCATTCTGCTGTGgcaaatatgttgttctactTTGACTTCTCAGGCGTTCCTGAACCATTAAGTTCTATCCATATGGAAACCAAGAAGGATAAAGGCAAGGAGAAAATGGGAGAGGGAGGATATTCATCAAAAATTTCTGGAAACACGCAGGACGTGAATGTTCCCCTGATATTGTTCCTAAAACTCCTGAACCGGCCTCATTTTTTACATGGCACTGCTCATCTTGAGCAG GTCATGGGCCTGCTTCAGGTTGTTGTTTATACCTCAGCTTCAAAATTAGAGGGTCGTTCTCAATCTGAAAGGGTAGATGGGAATTCTCAAAATCTAGCCATAAATGAAGCTTCAGGAGATGGTCAAAAGGGTCCTGCTTTGGAACAAGAATCTGATCATGGGGATAAGCCTATTAGTGGTGAATCATCAACTTCAGATGGAAAGAGGAATACAGATACTTataatattttcttgaagctGCCAGAATCTGATCTGCACAACCTTTGCAGCCTTCTTGGTCGTGAGGG GCTTTCAGATAAAGTTTATATGCTTGCTGGTGAGGTCCTGAAGAAGTTGGCTTCAGTTGCAGCTGCCcatcgaattttttttatctcagAGCTTTCAGAACTAGCTAATGGGTTGAGTGCATCAGCTGTTGGTGAGCTTGTCACCCTCCGAAATACACAGATGTTGGGTTTGAGTGCTGGGTCTATGGCTGGGCCAGCAATCTTACGTGTATTACAAGCACTCTGCTCACTTACTTCACCTAGGGCGAGTGAGAATTCAGGACTGGAGAATGATGCGGAGCAGGAGGAGCGTGCCACCATGTCGAAGCTAAATGTGGCACTTGAGCCATTGTGGCAAGAATTGAGCAACTGTATAAGTGCGACTGAAACACATCTGGGTCAGAGCTCTTTCTGTCCAACCATGTCTACTATAAATATTGGGGACCATGTAcagggttcttcttcttcgtctccTCTCCCTCCTGGAACCCAGAGACTCCTGCCTTTTATGGaggcattttttgttttgtgtgaaaaGCTACAAGCAAACCTCTCTATGACACTGCAAGATAATGCGAATGTGACTGCAAGAGAAGTCAAAGAATCTGCTGGAAACTCAGATCCTTCAACTGCTAAGTGCCACAGTTGTGGGGATTCTCAGAGAAAATTTGATGGTGCTGTCACATTTACAAGGTTCGCTGAGAGGCATCGCCGGCTTTTGAATGCCTTTATCAGACAAAATCCAGGTTTGTTAGAGAAATCCCTTACTATGATGCTGGAGGCACCAAGGCTAATCGATTTTGACAACAAGAGAGCATATTTCCGGTCAAGAATTAGGCAACAACATGAGCAACATCTCTCTGGTCCACTGAGAATAAGTGTTCGCCGGGCTTATGTTTTGGAGGACTCTTACAATCAGTTGCGCATGCGGCCTAATCAGGACATGAAGGGACGATTAAATGTTCAATTCCAAGGGGAAGAGGGTATTGATGCTGGCGGTCTGACACGAGAGTGGTATCAATTACTATCACGGGTTATATTTGACAAGGGTGCATTGCTTTTCACCACTGTAGGAAACAATGCAACTTTCCAGCCAAACCCCAATTCTGTCTACCAGACGGAACATCTTTCTTACTTTAAATTTGTGGGCCGTGTG GTTGCAAAGGCACTTTTTGATGGGCAACTTTTGGATGTTTATTTCACTCGATCCTTCTACAAGCACATACTTGGTGTAAAGGTGACTTACCATGATATAGAGGCTGTGGATCCTGATTACTACAAGAATTTGAAGTGGATGCTGGAG AATGATGTGAGTGATATACCTGACCTGACGTTTAGCATGGATGCGGATGAAGAAAAACATATCCTTTATGAGAAAAACCAG GTTACTGATTATGAGCTCAAACCGGGAGGAAGAAATATTAGGGTTACAGAAGAAACTAAGCATGAGTATGTTGACCTTGTAGCTGAACACATCTTGACAAATGCTATCCGTCCTCAAATTAATTCTTTCCTGGAGGGGTTCACTGAATTGGTCCCGAGAGAGCTTATATCTATTTTTAACGATAAGGAGCTTGAGCTACTTATCAGTGGTCTTCCAGAGATTGATT TGGATGATTTGAAGGCCAACACTGAGTATACTGGCTACACGGTAGCATCTAGTGTTGTTGAATGGTTTTGGGAGGTGGTTAAAGGTTTCAACAAGGAAGACATGGCAAGACTGCTGCAATTTGTGACTGGAACATCAAAG GTTCCGTTAGAGGGGTTCAGGGCTTTGCAAGGTATCTCTGGTGCTCAGAGATTTCAGATTCACAAGGCATATGGAGCTCCTGACAGGCTGCCCTCTGCTCATACATG CTTTAATCAACTAGACCTTCCTGAGTACACCTCCAAAGAACAGCTTCATGAACGGTTGATGCTTGCTATTCATGAAGCTAGTGAAGGATTTGGCTTTGGTTAA